Proteins encoded in a region of the Caldanaerobius fijiensis DSM 17918 genome:
- a CDS encoding redox-sensing transcriptional repressor Rex, with translation MAKETKISMAIIRRLPRYHRYLGELLNSGVTRISSQELSKKMGVTASQIRQDLNSFGGFGQQGYGYNVKDLYDAITKILGLEKTYNSIIVGAGNLGQAIANYTGFQSWGFKLKALFDVNPKLIGLKIRDVEILDVDLLEDFVSKNPIDIAILTIPKERAQEIVDRLVAKGVKAFWNFSAVDVNVPDDVIVESVHLSDSLFTISYRLNEDELFKKIKEK, from the coding sequence ATGGCAAAAGAGACAAAGATTTCAATGGCGATAATACGGCGATTGCCGCGATACCATAGATATCTGGGAGAGCTTTTGAACAGCGGTGTTACAAGGATATCTTCACAAGAATTGAGCAAAAAGATGGGGGTTACCGCATCGCAAATAAGGCAGGATCTCAATAGTTTTGGAGGTTTTGGACAACAGGGATACGGTTATAATGTTAAAGATTTGTACGATGCTATAACGAAGATTTTGGGCCTTGAGAAAACGTATAATTCTATAATAGTCGGTGCCGGAAATTTAGGACAGGCTATAGCCAATTATACTGGCTTTCAGAGCTGGGGTTTTAAGCTTAAAGCGCTATTTGATGTCAACCCAAAGCTCATTGGATTGAAGATCCGAGATGTAGAAATACTTGATGTAGATTTATTAGAAGATTTTGTGAGCAAGAACCCCATAGATATAGCTATTTTGACAATTCCTAAAGAGAGAGCTCAGGAAATAGTAGATAGATTAGTTGCTAAGGGCGTAAAAGCATTCTGGAATTTTTCCGCGGTAGACGTAAACGTTCCTGATGATGTAATCGTCGAGAGCGTTCACCTGAGCGATAGTTTGTTTACTATATCGTATAGATTAAATGAGGATGAATTGTTCAAAAAAATAAAAGAAAAGTGA
- a CDS encoding Gfo/Idh/MocA family protein: MKKKLGFAIVGCGVISKTHARCISELPDAQLIAVADIIEERAKNLAEQYNCDYYTDYHELLKRDDIDVVNVTTPSGLHAMVGIDAAKAGKHVIVEKPIDVTLEKADALIKACREAGVKLCSISQHRFDDDIVILKKAVEEGKLGQLNFGGSHTKWYRSQEYYDSGDWRGTWELDGGGALMNQSIHYVDLLQYIMGPVEEVYAYCATRAHVRIEVEDEAIAAVKFKNGAIGVIEGNTAAYPGFCTRLDIYGSEGSVIVENDRIKEWKLKSGEEKPETAVENEKLIVGTSSADIWHNSHKKEIQDMIDAIQNDRDPMVTGEEGRKPLEIILAIYESARRHEPVKLPLK, translated from the coding sequence GTGAAGAAAAAATTAGGCTTTGCTATTGTCGGTTGTGGAGTTATATCAAAAACCCATGCCAGATGTATAAGCGAGTTGCCTGACGCACAATTAATAGCTGTAGCTGATATAATCGAAGAGAGGGCTAAGAATCTGGCTGAACAATATAACTGCGACTATTATACAGATTATCATGAACTTTTAAAAAGGGATGACATCGATGTGGTTAATGTGACAACACCCAGCGGGTTACACGCGATGGTTGGCATTGATGCCGCTAAAGCGGGAAAACATGTTATAGTGGAAAAACCTATAGATGTGACGCTGGAAAAAGCAGATGCGCTTATAAAGGCGTGCCGCGAGGCTGGTGTTAAGTTATGTTCCATATCCCAGCACCGTTTTGACGATGATATTGTGATCCTTAAAAAAGCTGTGGAAGAAGGTAAACTTGGGCAGTTAAATTTCGGTGGGTCTCATACCAAGTGGTACAGAAGTCAAGAATATTATGACAGCGGTGACTGGAGAGGTACATGGGAATTGGACGGTGGAGGAGCTTTAATGAATCAATCGATTCACTATGTGGATCTTTTGCAGTACATTATGGGACCTGTTGAAGAGGTTTATGCCTATTGTGCTACTCGGGCTCATGTGAGAATAGAGGTTGAAGACGAAGCTATAGCAGCAGTTAAATTTAAAAATGGAGCAATAGGTGTCATCGAAGGAAATACAGCAGCGTATCCGGGCTTTTGCACGCGACTTGATATATATGGCTCCGAGGGCAGTGTGATTGTAGAGAATGACAGGATCAAGGAGTGGAAGCTCAAGAGCGGTGAAGAAAAGCCTGAAACGGCTGTTGAGAATGAAAAGTTAATCGTAGGTACCAGTTCGGCGGATATATGGCATAATTCTCATAAAAAAGAAATTCAGGATATGATCGATGCAATACAAAATGATAGAGATCCAATGGTTACAGGTGAAGAGGGTAGAAAACCCCTTGAAATTATCTTAGCTATATATGAATCGGCAAGAAGACATGAACCTGTTAAACTTCCACTAAAATGA
- a CDS encoding sugar phosphate isomerase/epimerase family protein: protein MPGFVLSAFADEISKDLNTQMDVLDAHNIKYIEFRSADKPVLSYTRDELRDIKKKLDDRGFKVSAVGSPIGKVDISVDFNEYLDTFKWCLEVAHILDTPYIRMFSFYPPKGKADEYESVVIERIGKMADLAGAENIVLLHENEKDIYGDTAERCLKILKGVNSPYLWATFDPANFIQCGVVPYPDAYELLKDYIKYVHVKDAKFDGGIVTPAGKGDGRVEELLKVLHKSGFEGFLSIEPHLNNSLPGGGPELFDVAYKALKDILDKI from the coding sequence ATGCCAGGATTTGTATTGTCTGCATTTGCTGACGAGATCAGCAAGGATTTAAATACGCAGATGGATGTACTGGATGCCCATAACATAAAATATATAGAATTCAGGTCTGCTGACAAACCAGTTTTAAGTTATACCAGAGATGAGCTCAGGGATATAAAAAAGAAGCTTGATGATAGGGGCTTTAAGGTATCGGCAGTAGGTTCTCCTATTGGAAAGGTAGATATATCAGTAGATTTTAATGAATATCTGGATACATTTAAGTGGTGTTTAGAAGTAGCTCATATACTGGATACACCGTATATAAGGATGTTTTCTTTTTATCCGCCTAAAGGGAAAGCCGATGAGTATGAAAGCGTGGTTATAGAGAGAATAGGCAAAATGGCAGATCTGGCTGGGGCGGAAAACATCGTCCTTCTCCATGAAAATGAGAAGGATATATACGGAGATACTGCTGAGAGGTGCTTAAAGATCTTAAAAGGTGTGAACAGTCCATATCTATGGGCGACATTTGACCCTGCAAATTTCATTCAGTGTGGAGTAGTGCCTTATCCTGATGCGTACGAATTGTTGAAAGATTACATAAAATACGTGCACGTAAAAGATGCAAAGTTTGATGGAGGTATTGTAACACCTGCAGGAAAGGGTGATGGGCGCGTCGAAGAGTTGCTTAAGGTTCTCCATAAAAGTGGATTCGAAGGCTTTTTGTCTATAGAGCCACATTTAAACAACAGCTTGCCGGGCGGTGGACCTGAGCTTTTTGACGTTGCATATAAAGCCCTTAAAGATATATTGGATAAAATATAA
- a CDS encoding 2-hydroxyacid dehydrogenase has protein sequence MEKWNVYVTRMLPPAAMEFLREHFNVEVNPEDRPLTREELLRNIKGRDAIITQLVDKVDAEFLDAAKGVKIVANYAVGYDNIDLNAATERGIMISNTPDVLTNATAELAWALLFAAARRIVEADKYFRAGKYKSWGPMLFLGQDITGKTLGIIGAGRIGTAFARMAKGFNMRILYTDEKPNPRFEEQTGGEYVDKETLLRESDFISLHCPLLPSTRHLISDREFDMMKKTAILINTARGPIVDEKALVRALKEGKIFAAGLDVYENEPAAEPELYEMDNVVLLPHIGSATTKSRNDMGILAASNVLDAYEGKVPRTLVNKEVLTKLGK, from the coding sequence ATGGAAAAATGGAATGTATATGTTACCAGGATGTTGCCACCTGCTGCAATGGAATTTCTGAGGGAACATTTTAATGTAGAAGTGAATCCGGAGGATAGACCTCTTACCCGTGAGGAATTATTAAGAAATATAAAAGGCAGGGATGCAATAATAACCCAGCTGGTCGATAAAGTTGATGCTGAATTTTTAGATGCCGCTAAAGGTGTAAAGATAGTTGCTAATTATGCTGTTGGTTACGATAACATAGATCTCAATGCAGCAACAGAGCGGGGCATAATGATCTCGAATACACCTGATGTATTGACAAATGCTACTGCTGAACTGGCATGGGCATTGTTATTTGCTGCTGCGAGGAGGATTGTAGAGGCGGATAAATATTTTAGAGCGGGTAAGTATAAAAGCTGGGGACCGATGCTTTTCCTGGGGCAGGATATAACAGGTAAAACTCTTGGAATAATAGGAGCAGGTAGAATAGGTACTGCATTTGCCAGGATGGCTAAAGGTTTTAATATGAGAATTTTATATACTGATGAGAAGCCTAATCCCAGATTTGAAGAGCAGACAGGGGGCGAATATGTCGACAAAGAAACATTGCTAAGGGAATCGGATTTTATTTCACTGCATTGTCCTTTACTTCCTTCCACACGGCATCTTATAAGTGATAGGGAATTTGATATGATGAAAAAGACTGCTATTTTGATAAATACGGCAAGAGGGCCTATTGTGGACGAAAAGGCTTTGGTAAGGGCGCTTAAAGAAGGTAAAATATTTGCTGCAGGATTAGATGTATACGAAAATGAGCCGGCAGCAGAGCCTGAATTATACGAAATGGATAATGTAGTATTGTTACCTCATATAGGCAGTGCGACGACAAAATCTAGAAATGATATGGGCATTCTTGCAGCCAGCAATGTTTTAGATGCTTATGAAGGCAAGGTGCCAAGGACTTTAGTAAATAAAGAAGTTTTAACCAAATTGGGAAAGTAG
- a CDS encoding DeoR/GlpR family DNA-binding transcription regulator, whose product MIAASRKREIKRIITEKKYVKVNELSRLFNVSEETIRRDLEALENEGILERNYGGAVLVESATVPPLSIRAAENLEEKRLIGEKAVQLIKEGSIILLDAGTTTFQIAKKLENKRMTVITNDINIAYELKDKNAINVFITGGKLSGEVMALYGPETQKSIEGYNVDIAFIATTGITLTKGFTTSDIYGAEVKKSMIRAAREKIIVADSSKIGKNALITFASFSDIDCLILAGSVDEDVLHRLEEMIKVVMC is encoded by the coding sequence ATGATAGCAGCGAGCAGAAAAAGAGAAATAAAGAGGATTATAACAGAGAAAAAATATGTAAAAGTAAATGAACTCAGCCGTCTTTTCAATGTGTCGGAGGAAACTATAAGGAGAGATTTAGAGGCATTAGAAAATGAGGGTATACTGGAGCGGAATTATGGTGGCGCTGTTTTGGTAGAGAGCGCCACAGTTCCACCTCTTTCTATAAGAGCGGCGGAAAATCTGGAGGAGAAAAGGCTTATAGGGGAAAAAGCTGTCCAGCTCATAAAAGAAGGAAGTATTATTCTTCTGGATGCAGGGACGACCACTTTTCAGATAGCGAAAAAGCTCGAAAACAAAAGGATGACGGTAATTACAAATGATATAAACATAGCTTATGAGCTTAAAGATAAAAATGCTATAAACGTATTTATCACGGGGGGTAAGTTATCGGGCGAAGTAATGGCTTTATATGGGCCAGAGACTCAAAAGAGTATCGAAGGCTATAATGTAGATATAGCATTTATTGCTACTACCGGCATAACCCTCACTAAAGGTTTTACCACGTCGGATATCTACGGCGCAGAGGTAAAAAAATCTATGATTAGAGCAGCTAGGGAAAAGATAATTGTAGCAGATAGCAGCAAGATAGGGAAAAATGCATTGATCACTTTTGCATCTTTTTCGGATATAGACTGTTTAATACTGGCAGGTAGCGTTGATGAAGATGTTCTTCATCGCCTTGAAGAAATGATTAAAGTTGTGATGTGTTAA